The Lycium barbarum isolate Lr01 chromosome 4, ASM1917538v2, whole genome shotgun sequence nucleotide sequence atgttaaagGTAAAACAAGAAAAGTCTCTTGATATACCACTatagtaaacaagtaaaagtggactaGTGAGTATATACATCATTTAAGTTGGAGTTCAACTAGCATATAATGTAAGGCTTAATACATCAGTAAATTTCATTTAAATACCTGAACTAGGTACATTTTGTTTCAATTGAGCgcctgaacacatgataaagtgttcATATTAGACACTTGtcgtacatttttttttttttgcacttgtTCTCCAATGTCTATTAGGTAATTGagttaaccacataaaatatgtcaACTCTTTTACTATACACGTCAGTCCTAACTGGAATAAACCTGAGGTTTTATTGCTTACTGCGACTAATATAATAAAGAATGTGACATTTTTAATTGGTTAACTTATCTACGTAATGACACTTGAGaacacacatgcacacacacataaaaaaaaggaattcaaaaTTTGAACTAAATTGTCTAATATgaacactttatcatgtgtttAGATTCTCAATTGGAACAAGCCGTGGTTCAAGTGTCTAAATCAAAATTTACTGACAAATTTAAAGGGTTGTCTGTGTATTAGGCTAATGTAAATAATTTATTACTGTGTCAGGTCACATAAAGAGATAATTCGGCGGTCAAAGCAGAAATTTTGTCAAGGAAATTACTGGGAAAAAAAATGTTCTCTTTTGTTCAGAAATTTCAAAAAGGCAAAACGCACTGGGAACCCCTGAGATGGACACGATCTTTCACTTAAACACTCCAACTAATTACAATAACTTACAATAAATTAAATTTAGTCCAATTTTAATACTTTCTTCTACTTATCCAATGCCTTCTTTTGTTGGAACACTCAATTATGCTCACTACAATGGGAACAAtaacatactccctccgttcacttttacttgtctatcccttaagaaataataaatgatgTGTATAATTTATCAATGTACCCATAtcaattggtgcatatttttattgaatttaaaaaaatgatttgaagtgagtatttaatactatgagtaaaacatgaaaatataaattgtcttgtcttgatatgctaaaagtgacaaataaaaaataaaaaaaaattgaaatactgtataagtaaaagtgaacggagggagtataagttTGGTGTGCATAGGTTAAGGGAAAGATTATTATAGTGGATTTGTGTCAAGATTGTGTAATGGTGGCAATGACATATGTCTAGGTGCTAAAGGAAGTGACACACCTAgtactaggggtgtacatggaccgagtTGGTTCGGATTTCTTAAACactaaaccaaaccaattgcgtcgggtttttaaatttatacaccaaaccaaaccaataaaattcgggtttttcaacctcaggttttctcgggttattcggttttctcgggttattcgggtttctcgggttattcgggttttttttccgaataatcttgatacaaaacatataacttttacgtcaaatatttctttagtcctagtaagatacaactatgtaattaaggtgtttcataagaaaataacacaaaatgtgagaagagtgatgacattgtattaaaatattcaacaaaagataataaaatcggttaaaataaatattgctaattaataagccataaagaaaatgaccataatctaaaaatactaagtcatgctaaaataagtatggctaataagtattaattatatgacaagaaaaaaaaacttaagttctgtattttcactctctaaaccaattatgcaaaactaaagaatagatatccaacattattgtcttTTCTATGGGTAAATTGaaattcttttgttagtattagtgttgagttggttttgggttagactttatatgagttactaacatccataggatataaaacttattcacattcaaaatcctaagttcaagcttgaataatatgataatagatgaaaaactatgaaaaaaattaagaaatatttataaattacattacaaataaatatatttatgtacaaaatattttaaaaattgaatacatgtaatgtcgggttggtttggttcggtttgacttttttttagctaaaaccaaaccaaaccaattatggtcgggtttttttttccaacaccaaaccaagtcaaaccaaaccactagtcgggtttttttctcggtttgactcggtttatcggtttggtgcggtttgtcggtttactttgtacacccctacctaGTACATTGTAGTCTTTTAAAATACCTTCGACTGAAAAAATTGAACGTGGTTTCAAATATATTATAAGGTCTTTGACATGTAACTTTAACTTTGTTCCATGGAGATATAATCAATATGTTTCTCCTAAATCGTAATTTTAATATCTATAAAAGTTCGATAACCAAagaatttattttcaaaacattTTAAGATGTGCTCTAACATTGTCAGCATTCTATTCATTTCAACAAGAAATCCCGACTTTAGAAATAATAACAATATTTATTTGAATACACAGTATATGTAGTATAGATGATAATTATAATAACTTTCAGAACTTGATATTCACCTGACTGTCTTTGATAAGTGACAGCGAATGAAATCTACTCAACATGAAAAATAAAACGAAAAGTTAAATTTAGTCCAACTTTGTGCTCCTTGTAATTAATTTATAATTATCTCATTTATGTTTTCTTCCCACTGCCATAATAGCTATTCCAATATCTTACAAAACTCAATATATTCCTGTAAATTCGCTCTAGTAAATCACAACAACGACATTATATATACATTGGCATCATTTTCCAAGAATTGAGTTCTCTCAAATAACTTTCCCGTTTGAATTTAACTGGATTTGCCTTGGAATTAAATTCTACTTATCTCTTATAATTACTTTCTCCCCAAGTGATTAGATATACCGTATGCCTTGATATTTGACATTTCTAAAAATAGAATAATTAAATCTTTACAGAGAAGTTATCAGGCTTTACAGAGAAAATGATAAACAAAAATGGTCTCTTGTatttgagggtaggttcaaaatagtcacttaagtatgcacttaacactaatggtcctttaagtttgcaaAAAAATTTCCATCAAATATTTATTGAACTAGAGGTATAATTTTTGTAGTTCctgttatttttaatttattccTAAATGATGGCGGCGTCAGAATTTTTACTAAAAGGTGTCAAGTATAAAAGGATAAACTCACGAAGAAGTTGAGGGGAGTCAATATacagtatatatacataaagaaATTTTTACCAAGCTACACAATGTAATTTTCGACGAAAGGTGTCAATTGAAACACCCCGAGTACACATGTGGCTCCGCCATTGTTTCTAGAGTTTAATGCAACTTTTTAAGGTGTAATGCATACTATTTCTTATATCCTTTTAGTGTGTCGTGTATTTTTTTGTGTTGCACATTTTAAGATTTGATGAGATTTTCTTGATGCTTATACTTAAATGTTTTTTCCCCACTGTTACCTCAATCTAGCAAATAGAGTTCGGCTAAATTTTACGGAGACTAAAAATGTTAATATTCGACAAACTTTAAAGGACCAAAAAGGTTAAAGTGTACACTACATTGGAATTAAAACATTGAAAAAATAAGGAGGGTCAAAAGTGTAAATACATTAATATTATAAGGACTCAAAAGTGACAATTAGCCACTGATAAAATAACACAATAAGTCCCTCCTTTTAATCAATCTTGTCTTAAACCGCCCTATAACTATCAATCTAAAGAATTTCTCTCAGTTCTTCACACCTATATATACCTAAAATCCCATAATTCTCAAATCCCAATTGCAGTGATTGATAAAagcaaaaagaggaaaaaaaaaaaaaaaagaagtgatcAAAATCATGTCTTCACCTAGCAAACGTAGAGAGATGGACTTGATGAAACTGTAAATTGACACTCAAATTTACTTAAAGTTTAATTTTTTTGTTGATGGGTTGGTTTAGTTTTGTTTTTATTTAAGTGGGTATTCATTTTCTTGGAAAAATTTAGGATGGCTGAAACTGTAAATTGAAACTCAAATTTACTtaagttataattttttttgttgatggGTTGTTTTAGTTTTCTTTATATTTAAGTgggtttttgttttcttgaattttttttaggATGATGAGTGACTACAAAGTGGAGATGATTAATGATGGAATGCAAGAATTCTATGTGGAATTTCATGGACCCAAAGAGAGTAAATAATCAGTTTCTTACCCATTTATGATCTTGTTGCTCATTTTTATGTGCAAATGTgtgtgtattttttattttttttaaatcttagctaggttttgtttttttgtttttgggttTGATCCTTTCTTGATCAGCTGTGTTTAGCTTATATGTTTCTGATTTAGCTGTAAAGATATGAACTTTCAATAAAAAGAGGAAAAAACATGTTGCTGTGAAGTTCAATTTTGCACCCAAAAACTTGTTTTTCTGTGAATATTTTGGTTCATGTCATGTTTTTTAGCACTAATAGTTGATCAACTATGCTTCATTTACGGACTAGTtggggtcggctatatgaatccgtTGTATAAACTTCACTCTATTCATGCCATTTCATTTTGTTGTAGAAATTGATCACATTATTTTATGTTCGGTTGAGAATTAGCGGTTTGGACTTATGTTGCTCGAACTCTTCGAAAATGCTGATGGGtgcgtgtcggattctccaaaagtagttcatttttggaggatccgacacgggtgtaGCAACATTTTTGGAGACGAGCAACATAGGTTTTGACAATATTCCAGAAGaaatttgggagttgttttgttgctgctaatttaaattattttcaGGTTGCAAAATTAAGAACTCTTTTCTAGGTCTTATTCTTTATAATGGATTTATGTATTTTATAGTTAACTGCGTCTGTAGTGATTGACTGATAGTATGCTAGATTGTTGATTTTTCTGAATGAGGATGTCAGCTGCTTGATTATTGAGATTGTTTTTGGAAGTTCGATCACAAAATGACCGTCTTTGATTGCGTCTAACAATCTTGTTTCTTAATGATTACAATAGGTCCTTATCAGGGAGGTGTATGGAAAGTGAGGGTAGAGCTCCCGGATGCCTATCCTTACAAGTCACCTTCCATTGGTTTTGTTAACAGGATTTACCATCCAAATGTGGATGAAATGTGAGTGGTGCTGTGACCTATCTTACttattactccctctatttcaatttgtttgtcttagtttgactgggtGCGGAGTTTTAaagaagatttttgaatcttgtggtgttaaattaaatatatgataatgtaccaaaatgctctttaatcttgtggtcttaaacatgccatgtgggatgttgaaattaaagagttgtgAAATCAGGGAAGAGTCATTCTTTTTGAAACAGACTGAAAAGGAatgtaagacaaacaaattgaaataaaggGAGTAATTCATATTTTCTGACGCAGAATGAGACACCTGTGAAAGACACTTCATTCTAAATGTACATTTTAATGTTCTTTGAATATCCAGGTCAGGTTCTGTCTGCTTGGATGTTATCAATCAGACCTGGAGCCCCATGTTTGGTAGTTTTGCATTCTATAGTTCTTCATTCTTTTAAGTTTCTTTTTACTTCTTGTTTGAGTGAAGCTTCTGGGTTCAACAGCTTATGTttatctttttcattttttgcaGATCTTGTAAATGTTTTCGAAGTGTTTCTTCCCCAACTTCTTCTATATCCTAACCCATCTGATCCCCTGAATGGAGAGGCTGCAGCTCTCATGATGCGTGATCGTACTACTTATGATCAAAGGGTGAAAGGTAAAAAAACTTTAGAATTATCAATCTAGCACTTGCAGTAGATTTGACTCGTATGATGCCCTGAATATGACATACCGATATTTTAGGTGCCTTTCCTGTTGCCAACTTTTATTTGCTGCTTAGGATGTGGTGTAATGGGGTGCTTCAGTGACCTCGTCTGATATGTTCGGAAGCTTTTCCAGAACATTTTGTGTAGAATATTCGGTGTTTGTCATGAATCTTTCTAATTTAGTTAGAGACATGTATGTTCTCTTTTTACTGAAGACTTGGATTTAGTATAGTAGACCATTGAATTCATACAGTTGAGGCAAATTGAAAGATGAACGAGCAAGAGATCCTCAGAGCTCATTgtaatatatgtttatatgtgagTGCTTAAgcaatatatgcatatacatacatatatatgtatgtgtgtgtgtgtgtgtaactgcgtatgcattatgtatatatctaTGTATGTGTGCTACAAGCATGTTAGCTAGTCTAGGATCTCTCCTCACTGTAGTGGCTTGTAGACTTGATTTGCTGCAGAAAGCTCAAGTGAATACCTATTAGAACTATGGGCCTCACCCATCTACTACTTGACCTTAAGTAACTATAGTTAGGAGGATCCATCCAATAGCTTAATGACTTACTTGACTCATCTAAAAGGTAAGGCCTGCTCCGATCGACCCTAACTTTCATTATTGAACTAAAGGAGTTCCCTAGATCTTCATGTTTACATGTTGATCCGACGCTGATATCTGTATGATGgaattcttcttcctctccacggtgcttaagaataaatatgaatatACAATCACACtctgtgtgtgtgcgcgcgcatTATGcttatgtgtgtgtatgtgtgctAGGAGCACGCTAGCTAGTCTAGGTTGAAGCCTTGGTACATGAAATTGGCTTTGCATATGTTAATGCAAGCCTCCAACCAGTGTCATGGTCATATTCCATGGGAGGCACACTTGTGGTCCAGAGAGAGTCAAGATGATGCAGCTATTGTATGCGAGCACCTAAGCGCTGTGTGCAAGGGTGATAGGAAGCATGTAGGTGTTTTGAGCATTTGAATAGTCTAATGCACTTCTGAGGGTGCACTGCCAAACATTGAGGAAATGATATTAATGGTATATCTCACTTAGAAAAGGGAAAAACGATGGTTGATTAGAAACTTGTTGAACGAATAAGAATAGTGATTTTAGATTAAGAAGAGTGAAGACAACTGTCAATTTCCTAGTACTTCAAATAAACTATAGTGCTGACTGAATCCTTGTGGAGAATCGCTAGACGTTTTGGCTATGGCTTATCAGGTCTTCGACtaatattttcttattcttaacataatgtcataacatgCCTTCTCACAAGCAAAGTTGTGAATCCAGAGGCGGAAAGActccctttttctttttgttgttggTCTTAATTTTAATGCCGAACTGGGAGTTGAGTGTCCAGAAATGGGGGATTGGAGGCAGGAGAACATCCACATCCAATAGATAAAAGTCGGTAGCAAATAGAAAAGAAGGCTGAGAGAGGCATTCAAAAGCCAAATGATTATCGCATTTCAAGTATAATTGGATTTGAAAGATGCAGCAGCTACAATGTAAGAAATTGCTAAATCGTCCACGGGATTAGCTGAATGTTTTAATATATCTATTCCAAGTAACACAATCTAGCTTTGGTGTATGACATTGAAGAGGAGTGTCTGCTTGTTTGAGACAGTTTACACAGGTGTAGATGGCGTGAGGATTGATGAAGGAAGCGTGACACATGGAATTTGAAGGTAACTTGAGTTGAGTGCATTGAGTGAACGGCTGTTGGAAGCTCAGTAGAAGGGAACAAAGCTACACTATTTGGTGTTAAAATGATTGCCTTAAAAAAGGTACTTATTATAGCGTTTTGAAGGTAAATGAAACCAAGGCAATTGCTGCATTTGTGTGGAGTAAGTTAGAGGACAAGATGTAGTTTGAAAGGGGAAACAAAATTAGAATATATTAGTGTCTATGAATAGAAGGGAGCCTTGGAGCAACAGTAAAGTTGTATCTGTGTGACCTATAGGTCGTGGGTTTGAGCCGTGgaagcagccactaatgcttCTCTACATCACTCCCCTTGGGGTGCGGCCCTTCCCTAGACCCTGCTAACATGTGCTTTGTGCACCAGGCTGTCCTTTGTTATTAGCGTCTATGATTCAGATGTTAGAGCAAGAGGGGCATATAATGTTATGTCAATATACCCTTTCCTGTGGTAACAAAATTGAGCAAATAAAACTTTTTATGGCCATGGTTCTCATTCAAATGTATCTGCAGAATTTGGAGTTAAATCCAAATGTAAATGGGATTTTGTTAAGGCTATGATCTTTTCCTTTATGTCTACTGATTGCTTCTCTATTTGTCCATTAGATACAAATTTTGGTACTTCCTTATACCTATGCTTTATCATGTCGAAGAATTTCAGTTGTATGACCGGTAGAAAAAGTTTTGACTATCCATAGTGTGTTTTTTATGTATTCAACCTTGTGTGTGATGTTATCAAACTTTTTAGACCAGATGAAGTTTGCCTCAGTACTTGTGGCCTAAAATATTTTTTCAGAGTTTTGCGAGAAGTACGCAAAGAGTGAAGATGCTGGGGCCGTACCTGAAGAAAAATCTAGTGATGAAGAGGTGAGTGAAGAAGAAGATGCCTCCAGCGACGACGAAATTGCTGGCAAAGCAGATCCCTAAGGGATTGGCATCATGGACAATGTTAAACACCCCATGTCTGTACATGATATCAACTTCTCTTATGATAAAACTATCTTGCCCATGGTTTACTTGAAGAAAATTGCTCTGTTTCTTCTGTCATTTAAATTGTACTGTTATGTGATTACATTGTGTCCTGATTCCTTAAATGTTCATCTGGACCTTTAGACTTTCTGCACTTTTATCTAATTTAAGTAAGAAGCAATATGATAAAGAGTGGTACCTATTTGATGTAAGTACTAATGCAGCTTGTCAACTAATAGCTAGCTTAAAGAGCTGCAAGTAAGTACACTCAGGTAAAAAATGGAAGCTATGAGTGTTAAGTCGATATCTTTGGTGGATGGAGTTAGCCGGTATTTGTGCGAGCAGAGTGTAGCAAGTTTTAACCCCGGTTACCCTGGTTATTAAAGTAATAAGTCTTAACAAAAGCTTCAAGTTTTCAGCTCATTATCAATTAAAGAGCTACTAGCGGGTTAAGTTCACAAATGGCCTCCATAGGAGGTGGTCATGAATTTTTTATCCCgcttaacaattttttttaaaaaatagccTTCGCTTTAGAAAATTCACTAGGCAAAACTTTTATTGCCCATTGAACATAAGTTGTGAACATAAATTAGTTTAAAGTCTGCTCAATTGACCACAAATCATGCCTTATAGGCAAGAGTTAGAATTTATGCCTGATGGACAACGGAGGGAAGCTTTTGTTGTCATAAGGCATAACTTCTAGCTCTTTGCTTATAAGATAGGAGTTCAGAATATTTCAAGACAGTGAACTGCTCAATTGACCACAAATTCTATCTTATAGGCAAAGTTAGAATTTATGCCTGATGGACAATAAAAGTTCTTTCCTAACGGTTTTTTAAAATTAAGGTcattcttttaaaattttatttagcaacaacaacaacccagtgaaatcccaccacgtgaggtctggggagggtagagtgtacgcagactttactcctaccaaggtaggacggctgtttccgaaagatcctcggctcaataaaaaaatattaaaagagGTCAGATAAAAAAATTTATTTAGCGGAGACAAAAATTCAAGACCGGGCACTTTGGGGGACACACGTCATTTCCTGCCTACTAGTTAGTACACTCAAGCACTATACATGATGGTACTATAGATATATACAGTGTTTTTAAAAAGTGGCGAGACGTTCTATGCAGCACGGGGCGAGGCGTAGCCCCGAGACACGGGGCGTAAGTCTCTTGGATCTATGGGGTGTATGTCTCAATATCTACAATTTTATAATTGTATTACTAAAAAATAAGCAAAAAtaaagttttcattgaaattctgcaactaaattcaaataaatcatcaataatataaaaaaaattattataaatattatttgagaAGAGTAACAACACAAAAAGTGATAATAGCATATATAATCTTTAAATGAAATCTTCATTCACTTCATCATCAATCTCCAGATCTATTAATCCTTCCCATCCTCAACTAATATTTGCACTGACTTTTATTTATAAATTCAAAGAAGGAGAAGGGAAAAAAGTGTAAGAGCAATGAAAAAAAATGGATAAGTTGCTTCAAAAACATTATGCTATGATGTAACACCTCAAACCTTTAATTAAGCTTTaaccatgattctagacttagaaaaccagataaggAATGTTCGAATTGAAAAATTCTCTATAGTTATTAGATGGAGATTTAcaccccagaatacggaccgtataatcctgtatttcaaatcgtaaagtGACACCcaaaatcactgtgcattctggatATTTGGCTCAGGAAATTATATAGTTAAATACGactcgtattttgcaatacggccCGTAATTGAGGAAGGAGTTAATGTTGTCCACTGTTTTGGGACCAATATGGGAAATAtaagaagtgttttgaaaactaatcaaatcataagaaGAGTCTTTGAGTAAAGCAAAGTTGGAAGTCACTCTTTGgggcatgttttcaagtgagtttggtCTTACTTTCAGTGACcgtaacccctttattaattgggaatttgggaaaacttcctcatgaaagttgtagatctttgaaatacctttccaacagtatattatgcAGGTCAatcggacatctgtacaaaaagttatagcCATTCTACTAAAGGGTCGCAGAGCAGTCCTGAAATACAACCcgaaatacggaccatataatgaaatacggcccatatttTCTTGGCCGTAAACTTCAATgctccagaacagtatatattcgtctatatcagtccaaatcattatttttcattccttcaagccctagaatgacctcctaccctctcccatcaccaagaacaccaaggtaagcctattctaagccTTGTAAGTcaattctaattattccaagtgaattctaaTATAAGATTATGAACATGAAGCACGAATTCAATGTTCCTAACCTAGGCTTTTCAAGAAAACCGATCTAAGGGTTCAAGACTtaggcttttgggattcttctcaattTCAGACCAATAGTTACAAGACTTGGAGCgtatacaggtatgtgaggctaactatctacgttatggaatgttcatgattctccccacgcctcattcttcatacttgttagtaaattgactcagaatatagttagccctagtttcatgaacAGCTATAGAATTCATGTATTTTAGGCattataactgtcacgacccgtctagagggccgcgacgagtacctggtgctagcccacccgggcaccccttaacttacttttatacttacatctaggtgagccacataatttaacatacattTCGGTTcatcaatcacactagtcccattggacgacgttgcctttatatcataattggcattcatgccacatcaacgtacatgagccgacgaggctatcaaaatgatatacaaaatataggccgacaaggccagacatacctaaccatatacacgtgtctacgagcctctaaggagagtataacatatcacatgagcgggacaagaccctgctatgcccataattatatacacaaaagaataagtacccaaaagttatggctccgaatgaaatggagctctgctatgtaatctctgagaaagcagctatggatcaagtctgtctccctgtgcacctgcgggcatgacgcagcgtccacaaacaaaaggacgtcagtacgaagaatgtactgagtatgtaaagcatgatcaatatcaatatagaagcataatagacaacatatgaagtagcataggtGGGGAGGCAATAATCTCATCATCATGGCATTTACctgctttccatagggacattccgtttctattgcgtatccgcatacataaaTCCATATCCGtgcttaattaccctcataatcatctacacctcatatacataacatattcgtactcttaatgatgtcatatacatagcttatacacgtatatacatatatacatagcgtgcccgaccatgaaggttcggtgtttcgtacatacttggccaaccaaggctcaaggttatatctacctggccctaccaaggcatcagatttaaccgtaccatctgcagacgtgcgcgcgcgttacgtaatcatatacatactctatatacatccatatacatatattctacccgacattataagctcggggtttcattatagcccttcataggcacacatacatataatagctcataagcatctctagcatcattttactttcatcatcattac carries:
- the LOC132634884 gene encoding ubiquitin-conjugating enzyme E2 5 isoform X2, with product MSSPSKRREMDLMKLMMSDYKVEMINDGMQEFYVEFHGPKESPYQGGVWKVRVELPDAYPYKSPSIGFVNRIYHPNVDEMSGSVCLDVINQTWSPMFDLVNVFEVFLPQLLLYPNPSDPLNGEAAALMMRDRTTYDQRVKGAFPVANFYLLLRMWCNGVLQ
- the LOC132634884 gene encoding ubiquitin-conjugating enzyme E2 5 isoform X1; amino-acid sequence: MSSPSKRREMDLMKLMMSDYKVEMINDGMQEFYVEFHGPKESPYQGGVWKVRVELPDAYPYKSPSIGFVNRIYHPNVDEMSGSVCLDVINQTWSPMFDLVNVFEVFLPQLLLYPNPSDPLNGEAAALMMRDRTTYDQRVKEFCEKYAKSEDAGAVPEEKSSDEEVSEEEDASSDDEIAGKADP